TAGGGTTGATTTCAATGATATTCATCGTCTCCAATTGTTGCAAAATGTGACGAGCAATCGCCCCGCTGCTCTTACAGAAATGCGGTGGACGGCTTCCGTTCCTCTTGCGCCCCCCATAGATTTTCTGAAAACCACCAACTCCAATTCCCTGGCTCAGATATATCTTCCGTGCCATTGAGGCTACAAGCATAGTCAATTGAAGCGATCAGGATCGAATGAGATCTCATGCGGCAAACACTACACTGTTAAAGAAGCATGAATCATGTGCACCGTATTACCAGCTCTGATATAGTACCAATCAGGGTCATAAGGAGCCAGTTCCTTGAACCTTCCAGTCTTCACGATGTCTGTCCATTCGGGAAGTTCCATCTGTTTGACAGAAAATAGCCCGCAGTCAATTGTGGTAGAATAGGACATGGGCAAGCCAAAATGTACAAATATAAATACTTCGCTGTTCATTCGGCGCTCATGCAACCATTCACACGACAATGGCATCTCAACTGAGCATTTCAGCGAgcaataatttaaatcttgagtTTAAGCAACCGAAGTAAGCTTAGCTTAAAACTTGATCAAATAGCACAGCAGCAGTAACTAAACAACATGAGCGTCGATCACCCTGTCAAAAGTTTCAAATTAACAGAGCGCACAGATCCATCAATAGGAACCAACCTTGCCCGATCTCTTCAAATGGGATGAGTACGCCTTGACGAATTCGTGGGGAGAGACGTCCTTCACGGTCTTTGACGCGCTGATCTCCATGGcgctcccttctcttcttctctgctTCGAGCGCGATGCAGGTGGTGGAAGCGGCGGACGCAGGACAGCAGGCGTTAGGGTTTGGGGAAAGTGAGAATAAATACGAGCAATAAGAAGCCGCTTTTCCTACTAGACGGCCTTCGGCCCGTGGATCATAATGGGCCCATCAGTTTCTTACTCATGAAGCCCGTTCGTATAGAACTTAGAAGATAAAAATAAACAGTGAAAATAATATTATTCTAGCTCAGCTTTTGAATTGTACCgtataggaaaaaaaataatcaatttttttttttaaaaaaaaaacaatcacagATTAAATTTTAGGCAAAATCTTTATCCAAGACAATGTTTTACCATTGCCACTTCAAATTATCTACCTATATTGCAGAGCAAAGTTCTTGCTCAATGTCCTAAAGTGAAAGATCCGAATCAAGGTTCAGGATCAAATAGCAAAGCAACAGTGACAAAACAAGCTCAAACTTGAAGAGGGGAATCGACTTCTACTTACTCAAGAATGACATTTCAGTTTCAAGTTAACATTGATATGGAAGCTCCTAGTAAAATTTTATCATCTTTATGCCGCCAATAAACTTACTTATGACAGACGTTACAGGGAGACGACAGTACGAAACGTTCCAGTTTTATAATTGGGAGCAAAAAGGCGACGGCGAGGTGATCGATCCCATGGAAACATCGTGGAGGAGAATGAGTGAGGATCGGCTTTCCCTCAAAAGTGAAAAGGATGGTCACATCAGGAATATAATCACATCCCACTGCGTGGGCCTCCCACTACAAATGAGTGATTAGAGATCACTTTCCGCCGTCTAAAATGTACTACCGCCGTTGCATAGCCGCCGCCTCTTGCCATTCCTGTTCACCCTTCGAACTCCATAAAAGCGAGAGCCGCCGCTACCGCCGCCTGCCTCATCATTGGCAGCTGCAGCGGCGCTTCATCTCCCGATCCCTAAAGCCCTAAAAGCCCCTCCTCCTCGCAACTCCCACTCAGATCTCATTTCCAAGCTTTCTTTCCTTCCGACCCAATGGATTCTCCCTCCGTCTTCGATTCCTCTTTGCACCTCGTCTTCCTCCCAACAGCAGCGGCGCTCCCTCAGATAGCCGCAGTCGTCGCCGTCGCTTTCGCGGTTCTGTGGTTCCACCCAGGCGGCCTCGCGTGGGCTCTCTCCAGGGCTGGTCGTTCGATTCCTGGCCCCAACAGCATGGTCCTCGCCCTCTCTGGCTCTGTCGCCCACCGCGCGCTTTCAAGGCTAGCCCACTCCCTCCGAGCCGCCGACTTGATGGTCTTCTCCGTCGGCCTCACCCGTTTCATCCTCGCGAGTCGCCCCGAAACCGCCCGCGAAATACTCAACAGCTCGGCCTTCTCGGATCGCCCTGTCAAGGAGTCCGCGTACGAGCTCCTATTCCACAGGGCCATCGGCTTCGCGCCCTTTGGCGACTACTGGCGCAGACTCAGAAGGATCTCCGCCACGTACTTGTTCAGTCCCATGAGGGTCGCTTCCTTCGAGGAGCACCGGGTGAAAATCGGGCAGCAAATGATCCGGGGCATAATGGCTTGCATGGATTCCACCGGGGTCGTCGGCGTGAAGAAAATTCTCCACTTCGGTTCTCTCAGCAATATTATGATGAGCGTTTTCGGCCAAAAATTCGATTTTGACCACGGCGAAGGCGCGGAATTGGATGAACTTGTCACGGAGGGGTACGAGCTGCTCGGTGCCTTCAACTGGAGCGACCACTTCCCTCTGTTGAGGTGGATGGATCCTCAGGGCATCAGGAAAAGGTGCAAGCGATTGTCGGCCACGGTCAATGTGTTCTTTGGAAGAATCATAGAGGAGCACCGTCGAAGGAGGGTCGATGGAGTTTTGCCCGAAGGTGTAACTGCCGACTTCGTGGATGTGTTACTAGACTTGCAGAAAGAAGAGAGTCTCTCCGATTCTGATATGATCGCCGTCCTCTTTGTGAGTTGTAACTGATCAATCGCGGCCTGATTAATTGCTTcaataacaattttaaaaatttgatctTCGAGTCGATCCGTTGCAGGAAATGATCTTTCGAGGAACAGATACAGTGGCCATCCTCCTCGAATGGATCATGGCGAGAATGGTCCTGCACCCGGATATCCAACGCAAAGCCCAATCGGAGATCGACGACGTCCTCGGCTCCTCGCGCCGGCCCATCTCCGACTCCGACGTGCCTCGCATGCCCTTCCTCCAGTCCATCGTGAAGGAAGCCCTGCGGCTGCACCCTCCGGGCCCCCTGCTCTCCTGGGCGCGCCTCGCTGTTCACGACACCCACGTCGGCGACCACTTCGTCCCCGCCGGCACAACCGCGATGGTGAACATGTACGCCATCACCCACGACGAGAGCGTGTGGGAAGACCCGGAGGCGTTCAAGCCGGAGCGGTTCATGGAGGAGAGCGTGAGCGTGCTGGGGTCGGACCTGAGGCTCGCGCCGTTCGGGTCCGGGAGGAGGGTGTGCCCGGGCAAGGCCCTGGCTCTGGCCACCGTACACCTGTGGGTGGCGCAGCTGCTCCAAGGCTTTTATTGGGTCCCAGCTGCTCCTGATATAGAAGTCGACTTGACCGAATGCTTGAAGATGTCCATGGAGATGAAGAACCCTCTGGTTTGCAGGGCTTTGCCAAGATCCTAATGGTAATGGAAGAAGCGAGctaattaggttaattaattctGCTCCGGATTGTCGTCTTTGCAAATCTGTCAACATCTTTGTTTGTTTGGTGTTTTCC
The genomic region above belongs to Zingiber officinale cultivar Zhangliang chromosome 11A, Zo_v1.1, whole genome shotgun sequence and contains:
- the LOC122030981 gene encoding cytochrome P450 78A5-like — protein: MDSPSVFDSSLHLVFLPTAAALPQIAAVVAVAFAVLWFHPGGLAWALSRAGRSIPGPNSMVLALSGSVAHRALSRLAHSLRAADLMVFSVGLTRFILASRPETAREILNSSAFSDRPVKESAYELLFHRAIGFAPFGDYWRRLRRISATYLFSPMRVASFEEHRVKIGQQMIRGIMACMDSTGVVGVKKILHFGSLSNIMMSVFGQKFDFDHGEGAELDELVTEGYELLGAFNWSDHFPLLRWMDPQGIRKRCKRLSATVNVFFGRIIEEHRRRRVDGVLPEGVTADFVDVLLDLQKEESLSDSDMIAVLFEMIFRGTDTVAILLEWIMARMVLHPDIQRKAQSEIDDVLGSSRRPISDSDVPRMPFLQSIVKEALRLHPPGPLLSWARLAVHDTHVGDHFVPAGTTAMVNMYAITHDESVWEDPEAFKPERFMEESVSVLGSDLRLAPFGSGRRVCPGKALALATVHLWVAQLLQGFYWVPAAPDIEVDLTECLKMSMEMKNPLVCRALPRS
- the LOC122032501 gene encoding 40S ribosomal protein S19-like isoform X1 is translated as MEISASKTVKDVSPHEFVKAYSSHLKRSGKMELPEWTDIVKTGRFKELAPYDPDWYYIRAASMARKIYLSQGIGVGGFQKIYGGRKRNGSRPPHFCKSSGAIARHILQQLETMNIIEINPKGGRKISSQGQRDLDQVAGRV
- the LOC122032501 gene encoding 40S ribosomal protein S19-like isoform X2, with amino-acid sequence MPLSCEWLHERRMNSEMELPEWTDIVKTGRFKELAPYDPDWYYIRAASMARKIYLSQGIGVGGFQKIYGGRKRNGSRPPHFCKSSGAIARHILQQLETMNIIEINPKGGRKISSQGQRDLDQVAGRV